A stretch of the uncultured Campylobacter sp. genome encodes the following:
- the metG gene encoding methionine--tRNA ligase, translating into MNTTYITTPIYYVNDVPHIGHAYTTVIADTIARFARLKGDDTYFMTGTDEHGQKIEQAAAKKGYTPQAYADEISAKFRELWDKFEISYDHFIRTTDDYHKLTAQNAFLKMYQKGDIYKGEYEGYYCVSCESFFTQTQLLEDERCPDCGRPTNLVKEESYFFKLSKYQDALLKWYEENEDCIVPRGKKNEVVSFVKGGLRDLSITRTSFEWGVKLPASLNEPKHVMYVWLDALINYLSTLGYTRGDDKMRYWKGATHVVGKDILRFHAVYWPAFLMSLDLPLPHCIAAHGWWTRDGEKMSKSKGNVINPSEVADAYGLENFRYFMLREVPFGQDGDFSQKAMIERINSELSNDLGNLLSRIVGMSEKYSDFEIKGENLRKFYGEVLYSGNEYLQNAIKNLESFATNRYLEELFKALTLANASIAKFEPWNLIKNGKKDEANALVSLCANLLARVAVLLSPAMPRTCEKIAQTLGFEISTATYEKIILNNEILGFKAQKTQPLFPKIEKELMVTVVPSVSEPAKTAAALQEKLDAKIKIDDFKKCVIKVGTVLECSSIEGSEKLLKFKIDLGEEQPRQILSGIAKFYAPEGLVGKQVCVLTNLKPAKIFGHISEGMILSAEDGSLCLIAPMAAVKNGSEVG; encoded by the coding sequence ATGAACACGACTTATATTACGACTCCGATTTATTACGTAAACGACGTGCCGCACATCGGACACGCATACACTACCGTGATAGCAGATACCATAGCGAGATTTGCGAGGCTAAAGGGCGACGATACGTACTTTATGACCGGCACCGACGAGCACGGGCAAAAGATCGAACAAGCCGCCGCAAAAAAGGGCTACACGCCGCAAGCCTACGCCGATGAGATAAGCGCGAAATTTAGGGAGTTGTGGGATAAATTTGAGATCAGCTACGATCATTTTATCCGCACGACCGACGACTATCATAAGCTCACGGCGCAAAACGCATTTCTTAAAATGTATCAAAAAGGCGACATCTACAAGGGCGAATACGAGGGATACTACTGCGTTAGCTGCGAGAGCTTTTTTACGCAGACGCAGCTTTTAGAGGACGAGAGGTGTCCTGACTGCGGTAGGCCGACGAATTTGGTGAAAGAAGAAAGCTATTTTTTCAAACTTTCAAAATACCAAGACGCGCTGCTAAAATGGTACGAGGAGAACGAGGACTGCATCGTACCGCGCGGCAAGAAAAACGAGGTCGTTAGCTTCGTAAAAGGCGGCCTGCGCGACCTCTCGATCACGCGCACGAGCTTTGAGTGGGGCGTGAAGCTGCCTGCTAGCCTAAACGAGCCAAAGCACGTGATGTACGTCTGGCTGGATGCGCTCATAAACTACCTTAGCACTCTAGGCTACACGCGCGGCGATGATAAGATGCGCTACTGGAAGGGCGCCACGCATGTCGTAGGTAAGGACATTTTGCGCTTTCACGCGGTGTACTGGCCGGCGTTTTTGATGAGCCTTGATCTGCCGCTGCCTCACTGCATCGCGGCTCACGGCTGGTGGACGAGAGACGGCGAAAAGATGAGCAAAAGTAAAGGCAACGTTATAAATCCAAGCGAGGTCGCAGACGCGTACGGGCTAGAAAATTTCCGCTACTTTATGCTACGCGAAGTGCCGTTTGGACAAGACGGAGACTTCTCGCAAAAGGCGATGATCGAGCGCATAAACTCCGAGCTTAGCAACGATCTGGGCAATCTTTTGAGCCGTATAGTCGGTATGAGCGAAAAGTACTCGGACTTTGAGATAAAGGGCGAAAATTTACGCAAATTTTACGGCGAAGTTTTATATAGCGGTAACGAATATCTGCAAAACGCTATTAAAAATTTAGAGAGTTTTGCCACGAACCGCTACCTCGAGGAGCTCTTTAAGGCGCTAACGCTTGCAAATGCTAGCATAGCTAAATTTGAGCCGTGGAATCTAATAAAAAACGGCAAAAAAGACGAAGCAAACGCGCTCGTATCGCTATGCGCTAACCTGCTGGCTCGCGTGGCCGTCTTGTTAAGCCCCGCGATGCCAAGAACCTGCGAAAAGATCGCGCAGACGCTAGGCTTTGAGATCTCGACGGCGACTTACGAAAAAATCATATTAAACAACGAAATTTTGGGTTTTAAAGCGCAAAAAACGCAGCCGCTTTTCCCAAAAATAGAAAAAGAGCTAATGGTGACCGTGGTGCCAAGCGTAAGCGAACCGGCTAAAACCGCCGCCGCGCTGCAAGAAAAATTGGACGCGAAAATAAAAATCGACGACTTTAAAAAATGCGTCATAAAAGTAGGCACCGTGCTTGAGTGCTCAAGTATCGAAGGTAGCGAGAAGTTGCTTAAATTTAAGATTGATCTTGGCGAAGAGCAGCCGCGTCAAATTTTATCGGGGATTGCCAAATTTTACGCTCCTGAGGGTCTCGTCGGCAAGCAGGTCTGCGTGCTGACAAACCTAAAGCCCGCTAAAATTTTCGGCCATATATCAGAGGGCATGATCCTTAGCGCAGAGGACGGATCGCTGTGCCTCATCGCGCCGATGGCTGCGGTCAAAAACGGATCAGAAGTAGGCTAA
- a CDS encoding ferrochelatase yields MNIENLRRLINGEALNKPSVSAVEGFAFESKNVRQGYAYIGLGAGADEIAAAVANGAYAVLVEQRCEVIDPEVAFIKVDSLSAALMRLMRFEASYKNLKFCSVNPVQKALLARMSLGKNAEGNAASLLPEDVTRLFIKIMKAGAGDLFFTDDLKILSKIAPLYDTVFSGLDAVCAQGGSLFASSVVCEGVYYPNLNFPKVFTHYLCGLLRYLIRAGFSFKLGDTRNLGHFEPIFINKNFRVVPFGASSQAFIAESDGELFDMEAAFLARNFSGGIEICVPEDFAGSAAATMRFKELAELKNLSNFHYALVKCQKEELEAMLNLAAPEPDLFGEIL; encoded by the coding sequence GTGAATATCGAAAACCTAAGGCGCCTCATCAACGGCGAAGCGCTAAATAAACCGAGCGTCAGCGCCGTGGAGGGCTTTGCGTTTGAGAGTAAAAACGTACGCCAAGGCTACGCCTACATCGGGCTTGGCGCGGGCGCGGACGAGATAGCCGCAGCCGTCGCAAACGGCGCCTATGCCGTGCTCGTCGAGCAAAGATGCGAGGTTATCGATCCTGAAGTCGCTTTTATCAAGGTCGATAGCCTAAGCGCCGCGCTTATGCGGTTGATGCGCTTTGAGGCTAGCTACAAAAATCTCAAATTTTGCTCCGTTAATCCCGTGCAAAAGGCCTTGCTCGCGCGTATGAGCCTAGGCAAAAACGCCGAAGGTAACGCAGCCAGCTTGCTGCCTGAGGATGTGACGCGACTTTTTATAAAGATAATGAAAGCGGGCGCGGGGGATCTATTTTTTACGGACGATCTTAAAATTTTATCCAAGATCGCGCCGCTTTACGACACCGTTTTTAGCGGCCTAGACGCGGTTTGCGCGCAGGGCGGCTCGCTGTTTGCCTCTAGTGTCGTTTGTGAGGGCGTTTATTATCCAAACTTAAATTTCCCTAAAGTTTTTACTCACTATCTTTGCGGGCTTTTGAGGTATCTGATCCGCGCGGGCTTTTCTTTTAAGCTCGGCGACACGCGAAATTTGGGGCACTTTGAGCCTATTTTTATAAATAAAAATTTTCGCGTCGTGCCTTTTGGCGCGAGCTCTCAGGCCTTTATCGCAGAGAGCGACGGCGAGCTTTTTGATATGGAGGCGGCGTTTCTGGCGCGAAATTTTAGCGGCGGTATCGAGATTTGCGTGCCGGAGGATTTTGCGGGAAGCGCGGCGGCTACGATGAGATTTAAGGAGCTTGCCGAGCTGAAAAATCTTTCAAATTTTCACTACGCTCTCGTTAAATGCCAAAAAGAGGAGCTTGAGGCGATGCTAAATTTGGCCGCGCCCGAGCCTGATTTGTTCGGCGAAATTTTATAA
- the queC gene encoding 7-cyano-7-deazaguanine synthase QueC, with product MVKKAVCIMSGGMDSTLCAVLAKRAGYEIIALHFDYGQRTMKREKLAFEQICERIGALKKVNLDASFIANIGGNALTDESLAIRKDGAKPDAPSTYVPFRNGIFISIAAALAEKEGAQALYIGIVEEDGSGYPDCTADFIGKIESAVNAGTSKDFSLRIVTPLVNLSKADIVQKSLEEGSPLELTWSCYEREDEACGECDSCRLRLRGFELAGEKDRIKYVNLK from the coding sequence ATGGTAAAGAAAGCAGTTTGCATAATGAGCGGCGGCATGGACAGCACGCTGTGCGCCGTCCTCGCCAAACGCGCAGGCTACGAGATTATCGCGCTGCATTTTGACTACGGACAGCGCACGATGAAGCGCGAAAAGCTGGCGTTTGAGCAGATCTGCGAGCGTATCGGCGCGCTAAAAAAAGTAAATTTAGACGCTAGTTTCATAGCAAACATCGGCGGCAACGCGCTAACGGACGAGAGCCTAGCCATCCGCAAGGACGGCGCCAAGCCCGACGCCCCTAGCACCTACGTGCCGTTTCGCAACGGCATCTTTATCTCTATCGCCGCCGCGCTAGCCGAAAAAGAAGGCGCGCAGGCGCTATATATCGGCATCGTCGAGGAGGACGGCTCGGGCTACCCCGACTGCACGGCGGATTTTATCGGCAAGATAGAAAGCGCCGTAAATGCCGGCACTTCAAAGGACTTTAGCCTGCGAATCGTCACTCCGCTAGTAAATTTAAGCAAAGCTGACATCGTGCAAAAGTCGCTTGAAGAGGGCTCGCCGCTGGAGCTAACCTGGAGCTGCTACGAGCGCGAGGACGAGGCCTGCGGCGAATGCGACAGCTGCCGCCTAAGACTGCGAGGATTTGAGCTGGCGGGCGAAAAAGATAGGATAAAATACGTAAATTTGAAGTAA
- the ybeY gene encoding rRNA maturation RNase YbeY, which produces MILCEDDYPRILDQICDYLTAGEVELSFVDAEEMKEINVRQRGIYETTDVLSFPLEMQLHAPLGCIVINTELVAAKAAELGHSEDDETALLFTHGLLHVLGFDHENDAGEMRAKECEVIEKFSLPKSLIVRTEDAGEE; this is translated from the coding sequence ATGATACTTTGCGAGGACGATTATCCTAGGATTTTGGATCAAATTTGCGACTATTTGACCGCGGGCGAGGTGGAGCTAAGCTTTGTTGACGCCGAGGAGATGAAGGAGATAAACGTCCGCCAGCGCGGCATCTACGAGACTACGGACGTGCTGAGTTTCCCGCTTGAGATGCAGCTGCACGCGCCGCTTGGCTGTATCGTGATAAACACCGAGCTAGTCGCCGCCAAAGCTGCCGAGCTAGGGCACAGCGAGGATGACGAGACGGCGTTACTTTTCACGCACGGGCTGCTTCACGTGCTAGGTTTTGACCACGAAAACGACGCTGGCGAGATGAGAGCCAAAGAGTGCGAGGTGATCGAGAAATTTAGTCTGCCAAAGAGCCTCATCGTGCGAACGGAGGATGCGGGCGAAGAATAG
- a CDS encoding metallophosphoesterase, which yields MNYVSYRGLFADAALRPLAAHKRALGLFFLTLAMGGVALAFSLRFNFLGPSLRIACSLMLALTFIIFSFVLFTNVVAFAARPVTKRAFSESRRKFLRLYLDVTILILAFSYFFRGIFNAVKLPEVKAQDIELKGLNGELKIAVLTDIHLGDFLGADFARAITRRVNELDADAVAIVGDIADVKPHRLAEFIAPFNELKSKYGTFYVPGNHEYYNGIDGTIKVIRETTNFKILGNENARVGGVNLAGVYDIIGLRFKAYGPDLVAALDGRDVNLPTVLLAHQPKFLKYMDESAPVDLVVSGHTHGGQIFPFSLLVKLDQKYVAGLYRANKNTQIYVSRGAGFWGPPVRVMAPSEISLLRLKGVV from the coding sequence ATGAATTACGTTTCTTACCGCGGGCTTTTTGCGGATGCCGCGCTCAGGCCGCTTGCCGCGCATAAAAGGGCGCTTGGGCTGTTTTTCCTGACGCTTGCTATGGGCGGCGTCGCGCTTGCTTTTTCGCTGCGGTTTAACTTTTTGGGACCTAGCCTTCGCATTGCCTGTTCGCTGATGCTGGCGCTGACGTTTATTATCTTTTCGTTCGTGCTTTTTACGAACGTCGTAGCCTTTGCCGCCCGTCCCGTAACCAAGCGCGCGTTTAGCGAGAGCAGGCGTAAATTTTTGCGCCTATATCTTGACGTCACGATACTTATTTTGGCGTTTAGCTACTTTTTTAGAGGCATCTTTAACGCCGTAAAATTGCCCGAAGTAAAAGCCCAAGATATCGAGCTAAAGGGGCTAAATGGCGAGCTAAAGATCGCGGTTTTAACGGATATTCATCTGGGCGATTTTTTGGGGGCGGACTTTGCGCGGGCGATAACTAGACGCGTAAACGAGCTGGACGCCGACGCGGTCGCGATCGTGGGCGATATCGCAGACGTGAAGCCACACCGTTTGGCCGAGTTTATCGCGCCATTTAACGAGCTAAAGAGCAAATACGGCACCTTTTACGTGCCGGGCAACCACGAGTACTATAACGGCATCGACGGCACGATAAAAGTTATCCGCGAGACGACGAATTTTAAAATTTTAGGCAACGAAAACGCGCGAGTCGGCGGAGTAAATTTAGCCGGCGTTTATGATATCATCGGTTTAAGATTTAAAGCGTACGGGCCCGATCTGGTCGCGGCTCTGGATGGTCGCGACGTAAATTTGCCAACCGTTTTGCTCGCTCATCAGCCTAAATTTTTAAAATACATGGACGAAAGCGCGCCCGTGGATTTGGTCGTGAGCGGACACACGCACGGCGGACAGATTTTTCCGTTTTCGCTGCTGGTAAAGCTGGATCAAAAATACGTCGCCGGGCTATACCGCGCGAACAAAAATACGCAAATTTACGTTAGCCGAGGCGCCGGGTTTTGGGGACCGCCGGTGCGCGTGATGGCGCCTAGCGAGATTTCGTTATTAAGACTAAAAGGAGTTGTATGA
- a CDS encoding phosphatidylserine decarboxylase produces MRGLISRIFGFVAAVKFPRFLQTFINEKYVSGFKIDMSEFKEPKEYESLTALFTRELQRPRNFDVSPQAFISPSDGTCLERGVSKELKAISVKGHEYGIAELLGDSMESRERDAELEYVNIYLSPRDYHRYHAPCDMRILSALYVPGELYSVAVSALLKVPNLYAKNERVVLKCELASGKKMWLVFVGALNVGKMKFDFDARIQTNACAGNVALYEYENLSAKKGEQLGMFELGSTILILSEQGAVKFDLVAEQKLKYGDKIGTIN; encoded by the coding sequence ATGAGGGGACTTATTTCTAGGATATTCGGGTTTGTGGCGGCGGTTAAATTTCCGAGATTTTTGCAAACTTTTATCAATGAAAAATACGTAAGCGGCTTTAAAATCGACATGAGCGAGTTTAAAGAGCCAAAGGAGTACGAGAGCCTCACGGCGCTTTTTACCCGCGAGCTACAGCGTCCGCGAAATTTCGACGTTTCGCCGCAGGCTTTCATCAGTCCTAGCGACGGCACGTGCCTAGAGCGCGGAGTTAGCAAGGAGCTAAAGGCGATCAGCGTCAAGGGCCACGAGTACGGTATCGCAGAGCTCCTGGGCGATAGTATGGAGAGTAGGGAGCGAGACGCCGAGCTAGAGTACGTAAATATCTACCTGAGCCCGCGCGACTACCACCGCTATCACGCGCCTTGCGATATGAGGATATTATCCGCGCTATACGTGCCGGGCGAGCTATATAGCGTGGCTGTTAGCGCGCTGCTAAAGGTACCTAATCTATACGCCAAAAACGAGCGCGTGGTGCTAAAATGCGAGCTTGCAAGCGGCAAAAAGATGTGGCTGGTCTTTGTCGGCGCGCTAAACGTGGGCAAGATGAAATTTGACTTTGACGCGCGCATACAGACTAACGCCTGCGCCGGTAACGTTGCACTCTACGAATACGAAAATTTAAGCGCGAAAAAGGGCGAGCAGCTGGGGATGTTTGAGCTAGGCTCTACGATCCTCATACTTAGCGAGCAGGGCGCGGTCAAATTTGATCTAGTAGCCGAGCAAAAGCTAAAATACGGCGACAAAATAGGAACTATCAACTAA
- a CDS encoding DNA alkylation repair protein → MENGGLAVCFGENLAQILSQKIKAVYPKFDAQSYCRQIAKSTPSLGYSQRILAHANALNELWPPDFKRAAEILVAILGEENPNETGMFKHFYWTLPLAKYVEIYGLDDFETSMNAIGEITKRGTGEYAVRAFIKKYPQDSLKTMTQWARSSNFHLRRLASEGLRPKLPWASKLEIFINDPSPVFAVLEILKEDEVRFVQRSVANNVADYLKVNFAAAKELLVRWQSSQNKNTQQIIRHATRKIKI, encoded by the coding sequence ATGGAAAACGGCGGACTGGCTGTGTGTTTCGGAGAAAATTTAGCGCAAATTTTATCGCAAAAGATAAAGGCGGTTTATCCCAAATTTGACGCGCAGAGCTACTGCCGGCAAATCGCAAAGAGCACGCCGAGTCTCGGTTATTCGCAAAGGATTTTGGCGCACGCAAACGCGCTAAATGAGCTTTGGCCGCCGGATTTTAAGCGCGCGGCGGAGATTTTGGTCGCGATTTTAGGCGAGGAAAATCCGAACGAAACGGGCATGTTTAAGCACTTTTACTGGACTTTGCCGCTGGCAAAATACGTCGAAATTTACGGTCTAGACGACTTTGAAACCTCGATGAACGCGATTGGGGAAATCACAAAGCGCGGTACAGGCGAGTATGCGGTGCGCGCCTTTATCAAAAAATATCCGCAAGACTCGCTAAAAACCATGACGCAGTGGGCGCGCTCGTCAAATTTTCACCTGCGTAGGCTAGCGTCCGAGGGCCTGCGACCAAAGCTGCCGTGGGCTAGTAAACTGGAGATTTTCATTAACGATCCAAGCCCCGTTTTTGCGGTGCTGGAGATACTTAAAGAGGACGAGGTGCGCTTCGTACAGCGCTCGGTCGCAAACAACGTCGCGGACTATCTAAAGGTAAATTTCGCCGCCGCAAAAGAGCTGCTAGTGCGCTGGCAAAGCTCGCAAAACAAAAACACGCAGCAAATCATCCGCCACGCGACGAGGAAGATAAAAATTTAG
- a CDS encoding tetratricopeptide repeat protein codes for MLSQGRSVKKDVPRALELFEKACLLWRLDACESLADAHFEGADAPQDIAKAFNFYGIACHNGLKPVCTNLGAIYERGVGEAIKADENEADSLFREACEKDDARGCLNLARRLESSDKKQAAALRQKAQKLHEKECEAGLAKKRMEFKKSTNKGEKHEF; via the coding sequence ATGCTATCTCAGGGACGCAGCGTAAAAAAGGACGTTCCGCGCGCACTGGAGCTTTTTGAAAAGGCCTGCTTGCTTTGGCGGCTAGATGCTTGCGAGAGCCTAGCGGATGCGCATTTTGAGGGTGCGGATGCGCCGCAAGATATAGCAAAAGCCTTTAATTTTTACGGGATCGCCTGCCACAACGGACTAAAACCGGTCTGCACGAACCTGGGCGCGATCTATGAAAGAGGCGTAGGCGAAGCGATAAAAGCGGACGAAAACGAGGCTGATAGCCTTTTTCGCGAGGCTTGCGAAAAGGACGACGCGCGCGGGTGTCTAAATCTAGCGCGCCGTCTTGAGAGCAGCGATAAAAAGCAAGCCGCCGCACTACGCCAAAAGGCGCAAAAGCTGCACGAAAAAGAGTGCGAGGCGGGGCTAGCAAAAAAGCGTATGGAGTTTAAAAAATCAACTAATAAAGGAGAAAAACATGAGTTTTAA
- a CDS encoding tetratricopeptide repeat protein codes for MLLLFAPNFALANLTDEAQTMCDALDKQTAAKFWQKARGCVRIGFLYQSGRGVKQDDEKAGKFYQKACDADELSGCDSLASLHQNSGEHAKAAAIFKQACEKGFGLSCYNLAQIYEAGSGVAPDESKALDLYVKACERGYAVVCYYLGGMYADGWASENDEAAKNSKNALKFYSLGCEGKIYEACEALGRLYEDGKAGFAQDIKAAGSYYDKACAANAYKCEGSQRLDELQGGWTQYQSGQFEAAYELGKSSATQA; via the coding sequence TTGCTACTGCTTTTTGCGCCAAATTTCGCCCTCGCAAATTTGACGGACGAAGCTCAAACCATGTGCGACGCGCTCGATAAACAAACGGCGGCAAAATTTTGGCAAAAAGCGCGCGGATGCGTAAGGATTGGGTTTTTATACCAAAGCGGCAGAGGCGTAAAGCAAGATGACGAAAAAGCCGGCAAATTTTACCAAAAAGCCTGCGACGCGGACGAGTTATCAGGCTGCGATAGCCTAGCCTCGCTCCATCAAAACAGCGGCGAACACGCCAAAGCCGCCGCGATTTTTAAGCAAGCCTGCGAAAAAGGATTTGGTTTAAGCTGCTATAATCTAGCTCAAATTTACGAAGCGGGCAGCGGCGTCGCACCAGATGAAAGCAAGGCGCTAGACCTCTACGTAAAGGCCTGCGAGCGCGGTTACGCGGTAGTTTGCTACTATCTAGGCGGCATGTACGCGGACGGCTGGGCGAGCGAAAACGACGAAGCCGCAAAAAACTCAAAAAACGCGCTCAAATTTTACTCGCTTGGCTGCGAAGGCAAAATTTACGAAGCGTGCGAGGCTTTGGGCAGGCTTTACGAGGACGGCAAGGCGGGTTTTGCGCAGGATATCAAAGCCGCTGGATCCTACTACGACAAGGCCTGCGCCGCAAATGCCTACAAATGCGAGGGTAGCCAGCGTCTAGACGAGCTACAGGGCGGCTGGACGCAGTATCAAAGCGGGCAGTTTGAGGCGGCCTACGAGCTAGGCAAAAGCTCTGCGACGCAGGCGTAG
- the ychF gene encoding redox-regulated ATPase YchF: MGLAVGIVGLPNVGKSTTFNALTKAQNAESANYPFCTIEPNKAVVPVPDKRLGELAKIVNPNKIQYSTIEFVDIAGLVKGASAGEGLGNKFLSNIRETEVILHIVRCFEDENITHVEGGVDPVRDVEIIETELILADIEQLNKKIERLTREAKANAKGAKEALETANALLAHLNEGKSASSFGCKDEEAFINLNKELRLLSAKEVVYGANVDEDGISEDNEYVQALREFAARSGHEVIKLCAKIEEELVGLSDEEAHEFLSSLGTNESGLEKIIKTAFAKLNLISYFTAGVVEVRAWTIVKGWKAPKAASVIHNDFERGFIRAEVIGYEDYVACGGENPAKEAGKMRLEGKDYVVQDGDVMHFRFNV; this comes from the coding sequence ATGGGACTAGCAGTAGGTATCGTAGGCTTACCAAACGTCGGCAAATCAACCACGTTTAACGCGCTAACGAAAGCGCAAAACGCCGAAAGCGCGAACTATCCGTTCTGCACGATCGAGCCCAATAAAGCCGTCGTGCCGGTGCCAGATAAGCGCCTAGGCGAGCTAGCCAAAATCGTAAATCCAAACAAAATCCAATACTCCACGATCGAATTCGTCGATATCGCGGGGCTCGTAAAGGGCGCAAGCGCGGGCGAAGGTCTGGGAAATAAATTTCTCTCAAATATCCGTGAAACAGAAGTGATACTGCACATCGTGCGCTGCTTTGAGGACGAAAACATCACGCACGTAGAAGGCGGCGTCGATCCCGTGCGAGACGTCGAGATCATAGAAACCGAGCTTATCCTCGCCGACATCGAGCAGCTAAACAAAAAAATTGAGCGCCTAACCCGCGAAGCTAAAGCAAACGCAAAAGGCGCGAAAGAGGCGCTAGAGACGGCAAATGCGCTGCTAGCTCACCTAAATGAGGGCAAAAGCGCGAGCAGCTTCGGATGCAAGGACGAGGAAGCGTTTATAAATTTAAACAAAGAGCTAAGACTACTCAGCGCAAAAGAGGTCGTCTACGGCGCAAACGTCGATGAGGACGGCATCTCAGAGGATAACGAATACGTGCAGGCGCTCCGCGAGTTTGCCGCACGCTCGGGACACGAGGTTATCAAGCTTTGCGCCAAGATCGAAGAGGAGCTAGTAGGCCTTAGCGACGAAGAAGCGCACGAGTTTTTAAGCTCGCTAGGCACGAACGAGAGCGGCCTGGAAAAGATCATCAAAACGGCGTTTGCGAAGCTAAATTTGATAAGTTATTTTACCGCGGGCGTCGTAGAGGTGCGAGCATGGACGATCGTAAAAGGCTGGAAAGCGCCAAAAGCCGCCAGCGTCATCCACAACGACTTTGAGCGAGGATTTATCAGAGCCGAGGTCATCGGCTACGAGGACTACGTCGCGTGCGGCGGCGAAAACCCGGCCAAAGAGGCAGGCAAAATGCGCCTAGAGGGCAAGGACTACGTCGTTCAAGACGGCGACGTGATGCATTTTAGATTTAACGTTTAA
- a CDS encoding leucyl aminopeptidase — MQFQIVNKNLDEIKADLELIFVVDKNLKHKFIKDEKAFKFANYKGESVLLLLESGRVYVPLNKLCYDELRIAAAKAYNAVKSLNVKSLKLASYVAGCQKMSFQALTEGFLLGAYEFNKYKEKKEKYALKEIIFSSEEFSGEVVRENDAKDGFAHGEIIASATNFTKDIVNEIPEIYTPQKMAEEAQNLAKNYPNLSCKIYDEKFLEKEKMNAFLAVNRASVHPPRLIHLIYKPKGAKKRVIFVGKGLTYDSGGLSLKPADYMLTMKADKSGAAAAMGIIKGAAELNLPFEIHAILGATENMIGGNAYKPDDVLISRSGVSIEVRNTDAEGRLVLADCLSYAQDFKPDILIDMATLTGACVVGLGEYTSGIMGNNEELKAEFKAKAAKSGELNTILEFNPHLRELIKSQIADVSNTASSRYGGAITAGIFLDKFIKDEFKDKWIHQDIAGPAYTEKAWGYNQAGATGAGVRMNLYYLCAMAKEL; from the coding sequence GTGCAATTTCAAATAGTAAATAAAAATTTAGACGAAATCAAGGCCGATTTGGAGCTGATTTTCGTCGTAGACAAAAACCTAAAACATAAATTTATAAAAGACGAAAAGGCGTTTAAATTCGCCAACTATAAAGGCGAGAGCGTCTTGCTTTTGCTAGAAAGCGGTAGGGTTTACGTCCCGCTAAATAAGCTTTGCTACGACGAGCTTCGCATAGCCGCGGCAAAAGCCTATAACGCCGTAAAATCGCTAAACGTCAAAAGCCTAAAACTAGCTTCATACGTCGCAGGCTGCCAAAAAATGAGCTTTCAAGCTCTAACCGAAGGCTTTTTGCTGGGCGCTTACGAATTTAACAAATACAAAGAAAAAAAAGAAAAATACGCGCTAAAAGAGATTATTTTTAGCAGCGAGGAATTTAGCGGCGAGGTCGTCCGCGAAAACGACGCAAAGGACGGCTTTGCTCACGGCGAGATAATCGCCTCTGCGACAAATTTCACCAAAGATATCGTAAACGAAATACCTGAAATTTACACCCCGCAAAAGATGGCCGAAGAGGCGCAAAATTTAGCCAAAAACTATCCAAATTTAAGCTGCAAAATTTACGACGAGAAATTCCTCGAAAAAGAAAAGATGAACGCATTTTTAGCGGTAAACAGAGCCAGCGTCCATCCGCCTCGCCTCATCCACCTCATCTACAAACCAAAAGGCGCCAAAAAACGCGTAATCTTCGTCGGCAAGGGGCTAACATACGATAGCGGCGGACTTAGCTTAAAGCCGGCTGATTATATGCTAACTATGAAAGCCGACAAAAGCGGCGCAGCTGCGGCAATGGGTATAATTAAAGGCGCGGCGGAGCTAAATTTGCCGTTTGAGATTCACGCGATTTTAGGCGCGACCGAAAATATGATCGGCGGCAACGCCTATAAACCCGACGACGTGCTGATCTCTCGCAGCGGCGTTAGCATCGAGGTGCGAAACACCGACGCAGAGGGCCGTTTGGTGCTCGCAGACTGCCTTAGCTACGCGCAGGATTTTAAGCCCGATATCCTCATCGACATGGCGACGCTAACTGGCGCTTGCGTGGTCGGACTTGGCGAATACACGAGCGGCATAATGGGCAACAACGAGGAGCTAAAGGCGGAATTTAAAGCAAAAGCGGCAAAGAGCGGCGAGCTAAATACGATTTTGGAGTTTAACCCACACTTGCGCGAGCTAATCAAAAGCCAGATCGCAGACGTCAGCAACACGGCGTCTAGTCGCTACGGCGGCGCGATTACGGCGGGCATCTTCCTAGATAAATTTATAAAAGACGAATTTAAAGACAAGTGGATACATCAAGATATCGCAGGCCCCGCATACACCGAAAAAGCTTGGGGATATAACCAAGCGGGCGCGACGGGAGCGGGCGTGCGAATGAATCTTTATTATCTATGCGCTATGGCAAAGGAGCTGTAA